Genomic segment of Sebastes fasciatus isolate fSebFas1 chromosome 3, fSebFas1.pri, whole genome shotgun sequence:
GTTAAACTGTACAAAAGCATCCGTGTGGTTTGTCTCTACATATACGATCTTTGGCTACATCCCAATCTTCTGGCGCACGTTTAAAACGTCACTCCAGAGCAGTTAGTTGTGACGTTTTTTGATTCAACCACACCCGTTAAAGTGAACAGAAgttttgtttattatatatttgtagcGTTTTACTTCATGTTTATACTGTAATGAATTTACAGCAAAATATGTTACTGCTGCGGGCATCtccaccagaaaaaaaacaggagcagaggaagactttttgcacaaaaaacactaaaattGCACCAATTTTCTTACATGCATGCAAGAGTAAAGGGAGCAGTGATGAGAGGCTGGGTCAGAGGCTGCAGGAATCAGtcaaacctcctcctcctcctcttcatcacactGAAGATGTGCAACTAGTGGAAAGTCAGGAGTCAACAGAGTCTCACCTGACAGAGTTAAAGAAGAGGTCCTCCTGCAGAGGACAGCTGTCTCTCTCAGCGCTGCACATCTGTCTGCAGGAAATCCAAACATCCAACCCAGCATTTCCAGTCCAAACTGTGTTCAGCATTTTGCAGAAGAAAGCGAGGCTGCAGGAAGATTTTGGCTCCACAGGTGAGATATGAGCAACAGTCTGTTGTTATTCTGCATTCAgtccattaaagctgcagtaggtagaattggagcaaatatgattaaaaagaaagttatttttataaaatggtcactatatccagacagtagtacatgagatatgtaatctgaaaaaaacagagggagaggaatCATGTAAATAAATAGGCCTCCATCACACATTATTTAAGTAAAACAAGCACAAgtcttgcatttatttatttttttactcaaaGTGCTGTCAGCAAAAAAAAGTATCCAGAGTAACTTCAGTTCGGTGTTTATTTCATAAGCAAATTTGTAAGTAAAGTCCTAATCTGCAGAGTAACTGTACCTGCCAagtaaatgcagtggagtaataaaaagtacaatatttgcctctgaaatgtaataGAGAAGTAACAAATAGCATAAATGAGAAACACTAAGTAACTTAACTTAAAGCAGCactgggtagaattggagcaaatatgattttaataaatgttatttttataaaacggtcactatcttgacagtagtgcatgagacaggtaatctgaaaaaaaaaatgtgcctctggtgtcctccggtgctcctaatggcatctgcaagatttcacagaccggaggaaaacaaccaatcagagccgagctggagcctgccgtctctgagcagctgtcaatcactcgcgagctccgatcaaacggtcaaactaggcagcgctgatcaatattaatcaatattctgtgagaaatgagaacgtttgtgacctggcaaccatgttgagatcagttgaggaaatactaagcaccgccctcCAGCcggaacaaactttctcattttacagctaaacagtccactacaagatgtttctgaaaacatttgaggcgagaaataggcattacagtaacaggatattgattcatattcaatcagtgctgcctagtttgaccatttgatcggagtttgcgagtgattgacagctgcctccgttgaatgaacagccaataggaacgctctctctctgaaatgatctgtgattggccaaaaacTCCCGTCacatgccatttttttttaaaagcctgaaaacagccatgaggaggtgcagaagtctagttttctctcagagcagttgaattacaatatgctgaaaggtcattatggaatttttgcccaatgatgccaaaaatattctgcctacggcaggtttaatttattcattcattaagtCATTAAGCAGGGTTAATGCTATATGCAGCCATCCAACTGAACCCTTGCTGCCATGTCCAGTTAtgcctctctctccttttccaaAGCAGAAAACCTCAGCTCCCCACAGAACCACataaaagagaagagaaagcgGGGAAATGAAAGCTCTGAGAAGGTGCCCAAACGTCTGAGGTCTAATCCTCTCACTGCAGAGGGTGCCGTTGGTATGGATCACTGTCACGTGTCATCAGCACAGGATGTCCAGGAAAGTCCTGTCCTGATGGTCAAGAAGCAGCGCAAAGCAAACAAGCTGAGTCGTACTCACAGACTGAGGCAGCAAAGTGGGAGCCCAGCAGGCCTGGTGGTGAACCACTGTGAGCTGCACTCTGGATTGATTAATCAAACCGAATCTCACAGCCAGTCACTCAAAACCTCTGACGTCCTCCAAGGAGGTAAACGTGTCGTATGATGATAAAGTTATGACATGTTTTAAATAGCAGGAAACTAacttttttccctctttcttttATCTAGATTCTGAGGATGTTCTCTGGACAGACAAATACAGTCCTCAGCATTCAAGTGAAGTCGTTGGCAACTCTGCCTCTGTGAATAAATTGCAAAGGTTAGTTATATATAATCAGCTCCCTCACCCTTTCACTGATATATTGGACTTGAAATCAGTGGgagctagagctgcaacgattatcaactattaaattaattgccaactattttgataaccgattaatcagtttgagtcattttttaagaagaaaatgtctctgattccagcttcttaaatgtgaatattttctggtttatttcctcctctatgacagtaaactgaatatctttgagttgttgacaaaacaagacatttgaggatgctttgggaaacactgattgacattttcaccattttctgatattttatagaccaaataactaattgattaatcaggaaaataatcaacaaattcatcgacaatgaaaataatcgttagtcgATGCCTAGTCTGAGCATAatcttttatttctgtgtttttctggAATTCAGTTGGttgaaaaaatggaaaataagagCTGACTGTGACGAGAGGAGAAAAATGGAagagaggaaacgagaggaAAAAAGCAATGGTATGAGCTGGCATTTGCCACACTTAACATTTGCTCTTGTATCTCCGCTTAgggtcaacattttaatgtggTTTCTAATGAGCCGTGACCAAAAATGTCTCACAAGCCAGCTCATTTTTCAGTATCCATCCACATGACTCACAGAATTGTCCATGTGCGGGGATTTTTGGTTGGAAAAGTCACGACTGTCCTCCTCCTGTGCAGACTCGTGGGACTGTGGAGACTTTCAGGGTGAGACTGGGGCTGAGGACGACAGAGAGGAGCCGCTGTGTAACACCATGCTGATCACAGGACCTCCGGGTGTGGGCAAGACCGCCTCGGTGTACGCCTGCGCTCAGGAGCTCGGCTTCAAGGTTGGATTCAAACAGGACCAATATCTTTGTATACATACTGCCAAAAGCTGATAATCTGAATCCATATTCATATCTTTAAATACACACTGTAGCTCATTGAAATGATGTCTCTTGACTCTTTGGCCTCAGAGAAGATGAAGAATTTAAAATACATTGTGTGGCCATTTGGCAGTAATCACAAAAATCAACAGTTTATTTATGATACTGCTGATTCTAAATGAAAGCGAGTCAAATTTGAAATTGATGGTCAAAATGAATTACTTGGTATTTTGTGGCCCTTACCAGCAGTAGAggatgaagtacctgaaagccacaCTTGAGTAAAGGTAGAGATATCTAACTagaaaatgactttagtagaagttaaagtcacctattagaATATTACTGGAGTAAAAGTCTTAAAGTGTCTGATATTTTCTTGTGTATCAGaagtaattttctgatattaaatgtactgaagtattgaaagtaaaagtacaagtaacTCTTATACACTTCCTCCACAGcttaaaggatttaaagaacaaaatccTATTTTTCCTTCCCTTGTAGTCGCAGGTAGCATGATCTGCCGACTGCCTGGACTTGAGCAGAAATCAAAACTTAACTACGGCTTTGAGAGCACTTTGTTTGCCCATCATGTGAATGATGTAACTTGCAAGCTAGGACCGCTGATTCGCCAAAGTACAGATACTTCCAAAAAATACATAAGTGCTGTAATGAACTAttattactttgttacattaCACCACTGCTTACCAGAGTAATTTATGGAACTAGACTCTGCTTTCACAGCAAAGAATCATCTCCACATCACACTTGTATAAAATGAATTAtcttttaattttccttttcctttgcTGTCAAAGGTATTTGAGGTGAACTGCTCCTCGCAGCGCAGCGGCCGCCATGTTCTGTCCCAGCTGAAGGAAGCTACCCAGTCCCACCTAGTGGAGATGTCGGGGAAGGACCCACTGAAACCAACTTACTTCAACAACTACAACACCAACAGCTGCACTCCTAAATCTGAGACTTTACCTGGTACGACATAGATAGATGATGATGACACGGTGCTCATTGAAATCCAAATAATCATGCAAAATCTCGTGCTTCCTTACTTTGAAAAGCTTTCAACAGAGATTGTTTTGTAAGAAAGTTAAACACCTTATGGTGTCAGGTTTGTGtgatgtttaaatgtatatCTGTAGATAGTAATGGCCTTAACGTCGTATTGATATTGACACATTTTACAGgcatttgtattaatttctttCACAGGAAAAACAGTGCGTCCTAAAAATGCCTCAAAAAAGAGAGCAGCACAGAAGTTTGGCCACTCCAGTcacaaaggaaaaacaaatccaGCCACGGTCACTTTGGCCAACTACTTTAAGATGAAATCCAAAGCAGATCACTTACACTTCGGCGGTTTATCACCATCTGAAAAACCAGACAGCGAGAAATCATGCAACCCATCACCAGGCTCTGATCAAACGGTGCCGCGGAACAAAAAGACAGCCACATCACTCATTCTGTTTGAAGAGGTAAACCATCTGGCAAACCCCACACTGTAAGCCATATAATTTAACGGTTATGAGAACACACATTTTTGGGTTTGATCCCTTTTGCGACTGTCTGCTCCCACAGGTTGATGTCATatttgatgatgatgttggtttCCTCGCAGCCATCAAGGCTTTCATGACGACCACTAAAAGACCAGTCGTACTCACCACCGATGGTAAATG
This window contains:
- the atad5b gene encoding ATPase family AAA domain-containing protein 5b isoform X1; its protein translation is MNLQQNMLLLRASPPEKKQEQRKTFCTKNTKIAPIFLHACKSKGSSDERLGQRLQESVKPPPPPLHHTEDVQLVESQESTESHLTELKKRSSCRGQLSLSALHICLQEIQTSNPAFPVQTVFSILQKKARLQEDFGSTAENLSSPQNHIKEKRKRGNESSEKVPKRLRSNPLTAEGAVGMDHCHVSSAQDVQESPVLMVKKQRKANKLSRTHRLRQQSGSPAGLVVNHCELHSGLINQTESHSQSLKTSDVLQGDSEDVLWTDKYSPQHSSEVVGNSASVNKLQSWLKKWKIRADCDERRKMEERKREEKSNDSWDCGDFQGETGAEDDREEPLCNTMLITGPPGVGKTASVYACAQELGFKVFEVNCSSQRSGRHVLSQLKEATQSHLVEMSGKDPLKPTYFNNYNTNSCTPKSETLPGKTVRPKNASKKRAAQKFGHSSHKGKTNPATVTLANYFKMKSKADHLHFGGLSPSEKPDSEKSCNPSPGSDQTVPRNKKTATSLILFEEVDVIFDDDVGFLAAIKAFMTTTKRPVVLTTDDPSFRERFNCSLEEIVFKTPSAVNVCSYLQLVGLAENERLELDDVGSLLRLSRGDVRRCLLQLQLWVHSGGGRASQAGGSPKESARVQHSSVTERGDDVDSQLPHCNRGCTASMLGLHPVNRHQLLNLLKCPFWSELDMNNLLRLLAESWRGGVPLLYSNLELLLPVGAKGTCSGLQRELVPSDTDLHIQQLDGYVSGKASATNSKSVRSISRLSRRKCITAISDATSSSSLTQNPQRKSKRAPSSRDKTEDAAKAETDCLNALTDFFDLMSFLDSTMPAAAAPLVSGSCRPEAFVWTGAEIKDGLLDELSEDEEVSRIQSQERLLDIQAAVEGLGCHRCCCRVSETWTEAQKYRQELGDTRRERLTLPASSKRQSLSFCSQPLCAPSVSKRRYDLSRRVLGSKSFSLLGNRRAVSVDYMPVLRCICRFQRAQEQKEEPVRCLNYLSSKHLGLSKSTIHLLAEDFS
- the atad5b gene encoding ATPase family AAA domain-containing protein 5b isoform X2 — protein: MNLQQNMLLLRASPPEKKQEQRKTFCTKNTKIAPIFLHACKSKGSSDERLGQRLQESVKPPPPPLHHTEDVQLVESQESTESHLTELKKRSSCRGQLSLSALHICLQEIQTSNPAFPVQTVFSILQKKARLQEDFGSTENLSSPQNHIKEKRKRGNESSEKVPKRLRSNPLTAEGAVGMDHCHVSSAQDVQESPVLMVKKQRKANKLSRTHRLRQQSGSPAGLVVNHCELHSGLINQTESHSQSLKTSDVLQGDSEDVLWTDKYSPQHSSEVVGNSASVNKLQSWLKKWKIRADCDERRKMEERKREEKSNDSWDCGDFQGETGAEDDREEPLCNTMLITGPPGVGKTASVYACAQELGFKVFEVNCSSQRSGRHVLSQLKEATQSHLVEMSGKDPLKPTYFNNYNTNSCTPKSETLPGKTVRPKNASKKRAAQKFGHSSHKGKTNPATVTLANYFKMKSKADHLHFGGLSPSEKPDSEKSCNPSPGSDQTVPRNKKTATSLILFEEVDVIFDDDVGFLAAIKAFMTTTKRPVVLTTDDPSFRERFNCSLEEIVFKTPSAVNVCSYLQLVGLAENERLELDDVGSLLRLSRGDVRRCLLQLQLWVHSGGGRASQAGGSPKESARVQHSSVTERGDDVDSQLPHCNRGCTASMLGLHPVNRHQLLNLLKCPFWSELDMNNLLRLLAESWRGGVPLLYSNLELLLPVGAKGTCSGLQRELVPSDTDLHIQQLDGYVSGKASATNSKSVRSISRLSRRKCITAISDATSSSSLTQNPQRKSKRAPSSRDKTEDAAKAETDCLNALTDFFDLMSFLDSTMPAAAAPLVSGSCRPEAFVWTGAEIKDGLLDELSEDEEVSRIQSQERLLDIQAAVEGLGCHRCCCRVSETWTEAQKYRQELGDTRRERLTLPASSKRQSLSFCSQPLCAPSVSKRRYDLSRRVLGSKSFSLLGNRRAVSVDYMPVLRCICRFQRAQEQKEEPVRCLNYLSSKHLGLSKSTIHLLAEDFS